One window from the genome of Spirochaetota bacterium encodes:
- a CDS encoding metallophosphoesterase → QIIGRDDRSKFAFTGIHRASLKELMKQVDVSKPIIVIDHQPFKILQTATYPVDLLLSGHSHHGQLFPFHYITAELYEVSWGYKIINNTHVYVSSGYGTWGPPIRTNSYPEIVLLTISFK, encoded by the coding sequence ACAGATCATTGGCCGTGATGACCGAAGCAAATTTGCATTTACTGGAATACACCGTGCATCATTGAAAGAACTCATGAAACAGGTTGATGTTTCAAAACCTATCATAGTAATTGATCATCAGCCATTCAAAATTCTGCAAACAGCAACATATCCGGTTGACCTCCTGCTTTCAGGTCATTCACATCATGGTCAATTATTTCCGTTCCATTATATTACAGCCGAACTGTATGAAGTCAGCTGGGGATATAAAATAATTAACAATACTCATGTATATGTATCAAGCGGTTATGGTACATGGGGACCGCCAATCCGTACCAATAGCTATCCTGAAATAGTCCTGCTAACAATTTCATTTAAATGA